The Listeria welshimeri serovar 6b str. SLCC5334 genome has a window encoding:
- a CDS encoding YoaK family protein, with the protein MLKTKQISESLRLGLLLALAGGFMDAYSYIERGGVFANAQTGNILLFGINISEGNLATAFQYFWPIVSFTIGIALSEFIHRRAIKRLHWRQISVLIEVFILIGVAFIPLDHNLLANSLISFVCGIQVESFRKMHGRGIATTMCIGNLRSATQNLSDYFEYKEKKYLHNSFLYFSVILSFIIGAIVGNFFIQLFSQHAILVCAFLQLIAFLMMFIDREKKQYKKL; encoded by the coding sequence ATGTTAAAAACCAAACAGATTTCTGAATCATTAAGGCTGGGATTATTACTAGCTCTCGCAGGTGGATTTATGGATGCCTATTCTTATATTGAAAGAGGTGGCGTATTCGCAAATGCACAAACCGGGAATATTCTATTATTTGGAATTAACATCTCAGAAGGAAATTTGGCTACAGCCTTTCAATATTTCTGGCCTATTGTTTCTTTTACTATTGGTATTGCGCTTTCTGAATTTATTCATCGCCGAGCTATTAAACGTTTGCACTGGAGACAAATTTCCGTATTAATTGAAGTGTTCATTTTAATAGGTGTTGCTTTTATACCACTTGATCACAACCTCCTAGCCAATTCGCTAATATCATTTGTTTGCGGCATACAAGTCGAAAGCTTTCGTAAAATGCACGGCAGAGGTATTGCTACAACAATGTGTATCGGAAATTTAAGAAGTGCCACACAAAATCTCAGTGATTATTTTGAGTATAAAGAAAAAAAATACCTTCACAATAGTTTTTTATATTTTAGCGTTATTTTAAGTTTTATAATCGGGGCTATTGTAGGAAATTTCTTTATCCAATTATTCTCTCAACATGCTATTCTCGTTTGTGCTTTTTTACAATTAATTGCATTTTTGATGATGTTTATAGATAGAGAAAAAAAGCAATATAAAAAACTGTAA
- a CDS encoding LCP family protein, giving the protein MARHSQKRKARKGRIFVTILVALLILVGVVAVIGYFQYQSSLKEAQNDSKLKEYKFNGVKADGDAINVLLIGSDSRGADQGRSDSLMIAHYNTKTNTPKLVSIMRDTYVDIPGHGKNKINAAYSYGGPELVRQTIKENFGVDVEYYVVANFEGFPKIVDTLAPEGIKINAEKDMSKNIDVSIKKGEQVMDGKTLLQYARFRKDAEGDFGRIRRQQQVLEALKEQALDVGDVTKIPDVIGKLQGYSSTNIPNGTLMSIGADFLLGKTKTMEKFAIPVEGKWHNERIEGAGSVLRLDDMADNAQALQDFLK; this is encoded by the coding sequence ATGGCAAGACATTCGCAAAAAAGAAAGGCACGTAAGGGTAGAATCTTTGTTACAATTCTTGTAGCCCTATTAATTTTAGTTGGTGTAGTTGCAGTTATAGGTTATTTCCAATATCAATCTAGCTTAAAAGAAGCACAAAATGATAGTAAATTAAAAGAGTACAAATTTAATGGAGTTAAAGCAGATGGTGACGCGATTAATGTACTGCTTATTGGTAGCGATTCTCGCGGGGCTGATCAAGGACGTTCAGATAGTTTGATGATTGCCCACTATAATACGAAAACAAATACGCCAAAACTAGTTTCAATCATGCGTGATACTTATGTAGATATTCCTGGACATGGTAAAAATAAAATCAATGCAGCATATTCTTACGGAGGACCAGAACTTGTTCGTCAAACAATTAAAGAAAACTTTGGTGTCGATGTAGAATATTATGTCGTTGCAAATTTTGAAGGATTCCCTAAAATTGTTGATACTCTTGCTCCAGAAGGAATCAAAATTAATGCAGAAAAAGATATGTCAAAAAATATTGATGTAAGCATTAAAAAAGGAGAGCAAGTAATGGATGGTAAAACACTATTACAATATGCTCGCTTCCGTAAAGATGCAGAAGGAGACTTTGGCCGAATTCGTCGTCAACAACAAGTGTTAGAAGCACTAAAAGAACAAGCATTAGATGTTGGAGATGTTACTAAAATTCCAGATGTTATCGGGAAGTTACAAGGTTACTCTTCTACAAATATCCCGAATGGCACTCTAATGTCCATTGGCGCAGATTTTCTACTTGGAAAAACAAAAACAATGGAAAAATTTGCGATTCCAGTTGAAGGAAAATGGCATAACGAACGTATTGAAGGTGCAGGATCCGTCCTTCGTTTAGATGATATGGCAGACAACGCACAAGCATTACAAGATTTTCTAAAATAA
- a CDS encoding penicillin-binding transpeptidase domain-containing protein — MANLNGKKRNNKKAIIIGSIAVVVILIGIAIYFFIQNQHKDEKNALESAETFTSNIAKGKYNKLGNNVSNESLKKVEITSKEMEAKYQAVFDGIGAKDIKVNKLKSVYDDKANKFNLTYELEMRTTLGKLATQKYKTTISKQGDDWKIDWKPALIFPGMVKTDKVRMTEDDAERGQIVDRNGNPLATTGQFAEAGIVPSKLGQGEEKTKNIADISKKLDISTDYINKQLDQKWIKADSFVPLVTLDKDKLPEATGLTYAQKEMRTYPLNEATSHLIGYVGEVSAEDIEKNPKLSVGDVIGKNGLERYYDKQLRGKNGGAIKIINEQTKQEDTLQKIDKKDGEEIKLTIDANVQKKAFDSLGSETGSLTMINPTNGELLALVSTPSYDANQMVLGITSEDYAKYNDDKRLPFLARYANRYAPGSTFKTITATIGLDTGITKPDKIREISGLKWQKDASWGKYFVTRVHDVPKVNMTDALVHSDNIYFAQEGLEIGKDKLTAGLKKFDFGKEYNLPFTMEPAQISNDGLNSEILLADTSYGQGELLMSPIQQAIAYSAIANDGKMPYPKLDTKEKAGKETQATEANSANQVKAALIKTVSDPAGTAHGLQIQGHNIAAKTGTAELKEKQGEDGLENGFVYAFDADNPNYLMVGMIENVKGRGGSGLVIDKLKPVIESMYK, encoded by the coding sequence ATGGCTAATTTGAATGGGAAAAAGAGGAATAATAAGAAGGCAATTATCATCGGAAGTATTGCTGTTGTTGTTATACTCATAGGTATTGCCATTTACTTTTTCATACAAAATCAACATAAAGATGAAAAAAACGCATTAGAATCTGCAGAAACTTTTACATCAAATATCGCTAAAGGAAAATACAATAAATTAGGAAACAACGTATCAAATGAATCTTTAAAAAAAGTAGAAATCACATCAAAAGAAATGGAAGCCAAGTATCAAGCGGTTTTTGATGGGATTGGTGCAAAAGATATAAAAGTCAACAAACTAAAATCTGTATACGATGACAAAGCAAATAAATTCAACTTAACTTATGAACTAGAAATGCGGACTACACTTGGAAAACTCGCTACTCAAAAATACAAAACAACCATTTCCAAACAAGGCGACGATTGGAAAATCGACTGGAAACCAGCTCTTATTTTCCCGGGAATGGTGAAGACTGATAAAGTCCGTATGACCGAAGATGATGCAGAACGTGGTCAAATAGTAGATAGAAATGGCAATCCACTTGCAACTACTGGTCAATTTGCCGAAGCGGGTATTGTTCCTTCGAAGCTTGGTCAAGGAGAAGAAAAAACAAAAAACATTGCAGATATTAGCAAAAAGCTAGATATTTCTACTGATTATATTAACAAACAACTCGATCAAAAATGGATAAAAGCGGATAGTTTTGTTCCTTTAGTTACTCTTGATAAAGATAAACTTCCAGAAGCCACTGGTCTTACGTATGCCCAAAAAGAAATGCGTACTTATCCATTAAATGAAGCTACCTCTCATTTAATAGGTTATGTGGGTGAAGTGAGTGCAGAAGACATCGAGAAAAATCCTAAACTTAGTGTAGGCGATGTCATTGGTAAAAATGGCTTAGAGCGTTATTACGACAAGCAACTTCGCGGTAAAAACGGTGGCGCAATCAAAATCATCAATGAACAAACAAAACAAGAAGACACTTTACAAAAAATCGATAAAAAAGACGGCGAAGAAATTAAATTAACTATTGATGCCAATGTACAGAAGAAAGCATTTGATAGTTTAGGTTCTGAAACAGGCTCCCTAACAATGATTAATCCGACAAACGGCGAACTGTTAGCATTAGTGAGTACGCCTTCCTATGATGCAAACCAAATGGTGCTTGGGATTACTTCCGAGGATTATGCCAAATACAATGATGATAAACGTTTACCTTTCTTAGCAAGATACGCAAATCGTTATGCACCAGGCTCTACTTTTAAAACAATTACAGCAACCATTGGACTAGATACGGGTATTACAAAACCTGACAAAATTCGCGAAATTTCCGGTTTGAAATGGCAAAAAGATGCTTCTTGGGGCAAATATTTTGTCACTCGTGTACATGATGTTCCAAAAGTAAATATGACGGATGCGCTCGTTCATTCAGACAACATTTACTTCGCACAAGAAGGACTTGAAATTGGCAAAGATAAGCTAACTGCTGGTTTGAAAAAATTCGATTTTGGTAAAGAATACAATTTACCTTTTACAATGGAACCTGCGCAAATTTCAAATGATGGGTTGAATTCAGAAATCTTGCTTGCTGATACTTCTTATGGCCAAGGCGAGCTACTGATGTCACCAATCCAACAAGCAATTGCTTACTCTGCTATCGCCAACGATGGAAAAATGCCTTATCCAAAATTAGATACAAAAGAAAAAGCTGGCAAAGAAACACAAGCAACCGAAGCTAATTCCGCTAATCAAGTGAAAGCTGCTCTAATCAAAACAGTCTCTGATCCAGCAGGCACAGCACACGGCTTACAGATTCAAGGACACAATATCGCCGCTAAAACAGGCACCGCTGAACTAAAAGAAAAACAAGGCGAAGACGGCCTTGAAAACGGCTTTGTTTATGCTTTCGATGCCGACAATCCAAATTACCTCATGGTAGGAATGATTGAAAACGTCAAAGGCCGTGGTGGCAGCGGACTAGTTATCGATAAACTAAAACCAGTTATTGAAAGTATGTATAAATGA
- a CDS encoding transglutaminase-like domain-containing protein: MKRRLSFLLLFILSVLLISEWIYPFAELTELATANWIILFITISLASFFIHLRFYWTIPLHLVMVYVVSGIYYAKDGVLSSSWFSSFFQISFNGFRDMVQFRPSDISMNFILIVFLIALWLLCYITTYSILRKQRIMSVLVLTVAYLAVINTFTDYNSNWAIVRTVLEGFLLLHLALTSRIAAPNRLNIDSMKRNGIIYHLLIVAVLAVFVFSSLMLPKKAPIWPDPVPTIKNALGINTTRTVGYSEDDTKLGGSLKKDNATVFTARADNGHYWRIESKRIYTGTGWADEKSSELQQFSAGEDFPVQLTEETTGDMKTAEISFQASSDYVPYPYGTQTINSAVDSFNANLTTEKITPENTIKNYTIQLKTPVYDIEKMQSADFSSLSSAFVSKYTQTPSELPNRVTKLANKITKDADSIYDKTKAIESYLSSSGNFTYSTDDAKETPSGADYVDQFLFETKIGYCDNFSTSMVVMLRSLGIPARWAKGYTPADGEKKGNDSKATFTITNNNAHSWPEVFFPGTGWVPFEPTATFSNPEDFKEPTTETANKPENTDDSTSTPETPNETEKTPEPDAGSSSTGETPKKEQPKTDTAKTTFEIPSWVWWIPVGFIVLILAFVVLFRRQIRSYLLLQSLKKNSDFSKIYLKLLKLLASYGYVRQPSETMRHFANRVDLHLKTADFSKLTKIYEEYIYSSKSSEQTITSHETKLIQQIIAFLNK; this comes from the coding sequence ATGAAAAGACGCCTTTCATTCCTATTATTGTTTATTCTTTCTGTTTTACTTATTTCTGAGTGGATTTATCCGTTTGCCGAGCTAACTGAACTAGCTACAGCGAATTGGATTATTCTCTTTATAACGATTTCACTTGCGAGTTTTTTCATTCATTTGAGGTTTTACTGGACTATTCCTCTCCATTTGGTAATGGTTTATGTGGTATCTGGAATTTATTATGCCAAAGACGGCGTTTTATCTTCCAGCTGGTTTAGTTCCTTTTTCCAAATTAGCTTTAATGGTTTTAGAGATATGGTTCAGTTCCGCCCGTCGGATATTTCAATGAACTTTATTCTAATTGTATTTTTAATTGCTTTATGGCTGTTATGTTATATTACCACTTATAGTATTTTGCGAAAGCAGCGAATTATGAGTGTGTTAGTGCTTACGGTGGCTTATCTAGCAGTAATTAATACTTTCACAGATTATAATAGTAATTGGGCGATTGTCCGGACAGTTTTAGAAGGATTTCTATTACTTCATCTGGCGCTTACAAGCCGGATTGCTGCACCAAATCGACTAAATATTGATTCTATGAAACGTAACGGAATCATTTATCATCTTTTGATTGTCGCAGTGCTTGCTGTATTTGTTTTTAGTTCGCTAATGTTACCTAAAAAAGCGCCTATTTGGCCTGATCCTGTGCCAACGATTAAAAACGCTCTTGGGATAAATACAACACGAACAGTTGGTTATAGTGAAGATGATACTAAGCTTGGTGGTTCGCTCAAAAAAGATAATGCGACTGTGTTCACTGCTCGAGCTGATAATGGACATTATTGGCGAATTGAGTCAAAACGTATTTATACAGGTACTGGTTGGGCGGATGAAAAATCATCTGAATTACAACAATTTTCTGCTGGCGAAGACTTTCCTGTGCAACTGACAGAAGAAACAACTGGCGACATGAAAACAGCCGAAATCAGTTTTCAAGCTTCAAGCGACTATGTGCCTTACCCATATGGAACTCAAACAATTAATAGTGCTGTCGACTCATTCAATGCCAACTTAACTACAGAAAAAATAACGCCAGAAAACACAATCAAAAATTACACCATTCAATTAAAAACACCCGTTTATGATATTGAAAAAATGCAATCAGCCGATTTCAGTTCACTTTCATCTGCCTTTGTTTCTAAATATACACAAACGCCTAGTGAGCTGCCAAACAGAGTGACAAAACTCGCCAATAAAATAACCAAGGATGCTGATTCCATTTATGATAAAACGAAAGCAATTGAGAGCTATTTAAGTTCATCTGGCAATTTTACTTATAGTACCGATGATGCCAAAGAAACGCCAAGTGGAGCCGATTATGTGGATCAATTTTTATTTGAAACCAAAATAGGCTATTGCGATAATTTCTCCACTTCGATGGTTGTTATGCTTCGTTCGCTTGGCATTCCGGCGAGATGGGCAAAAGGTTACACCCCCGCTGATGGCGAGAAAAAAGGCAATGACTCAAAAGCCACTTTTACAATTACAAATAATAATGCGCATTCTTGGCCAGAAGTATTTTTCCCAGGGACAGGTTGGGTTCCGTTTGAGCCAACCGCCACATTTTCAAATCCGGAAGACTTTAAAGAGCCAACGACAGAAACTGCCAACAAACCAGAAAATACCGATGACAGCACGAGCACTCCTGAAACACCTAACGAAACCGAAAAAACACCTGAACCAGATGCTGGAAGTAGTTCCACAGGCGAAACTCCTAAAAAAGAACAACCAAAAACTGACACAGCAAAAACAACTTTTGAAATTCCTTCGTGGGTTTGGTGGATTCCTGTAGGATTCATCGTATTAATTCTAGCTTTTGTAGTCTTGTTTAGACGTCAAATTCGTAGCTATTTACTCCTTCAATCGCTGAAAAAAAATTCGGATTTTAGTAAAATATATCTGAAACTACTTAAATTACTAGCTTCTTATGGATATGTGCGCCAACCGAGCGAAACGATGCGCCATTTTGCTAATAGAGTAGATTTGCATTTAAAAACAGCTGACTTCTCGAAGCTTACCAAAATTTATGAGGAATATATTTATAGCAGCAAATCGAGCGAACAAACTATCACTTCTCATGAAACAAAATTAATTCAACAAATTATCGCGTTTTTAAACAAATAA
- a CDS encoding DUF58 domain-containing protein, translating to MLKKRLLLAFRWIIMLIIYAGLWAYTLFQGDTASWFLTYFFSFILLILFLSSIYPLKAWKVHRNFVKNTYHDGDLVDMHVSFSRKSRYPVGYLLFQQKIPVSFGQVSARQQVVYPLFKKNFTVKLTGFIGVRGIHYFPPLDLETSDAFGILERTRQMSSEKPLTIYPTYFPDVLEKISEVSPENERNAAYWTLKKNSNIHSLREFSSGDRIALIDWKSSAKSNQLMTREFENSATSRLSVIFYGANHPNFELSLRAAYSFIRKISEDNGEIRVTILGDQIRKFAPAKGTNHLHEIAKTFAELAPVESLELQNSLDSNLHSGEKIFLFTPDIDAMLMQKVTRLTDNKQLQIITIQSDHPTASDVPAVFLNPASLLSRWERENR from the coding sequence ATGTTAAAAAAACGCCTCCTGTTAGCATTTCGGTGGATTATTATGCTAATTATTTATGCTGGACTTTGGGCTTATACGTTATTTCAAGGTGATACAGCTAGTTGGTTTTTAACTTATTTCTTTAGTTTTATTTTGTTGATTTTATTCTTGTCATCCATTTATCCATTAAAAGCATGGAAAGTACATCGTAATTTTGTTAAAAATACCTACCATGATGGTGATTTAGTCGATATGCACGTATCGTTTTCTCGAAAATCCCGTTATCCAGTGGGTTATTTGTTATTCCAACAAAAAATACCGGTTAGTTTTGGCCAAGTAAGCGCCCGCCAACAAGTTGTCTATCCACTTTTCAAAAAGAATTTTACTGTTAAGTTGACTGGTTTTATCGGCGTCCGTGGGATTCACTACTTTCCGCCGCTAGACTTAGAGACCAGTGATGCCTTTGGGATACTAGAACGAACGCGCCAAATGTCTTCCGAAAAACCACTCACGATTTATCCTACTTATTTTCCTGATGTATTAGAAAAAATCAGTGAAGTTTCTCCTGAAAATGAACGAAATGCTGCTTATTGGACTCTGAAGAAAAATAGTAATATTCACAGTTTGCGCGAATTTTCTTCTGGCGACCGCATTGCTTTAATTGACTGGAAATCTTCTGCTAAAAGTAACCAACTAATGACCCGAGAATTTGAAAATAGTGCCACATCACGATTATCAGTGATTTTTTACGGAGCAAATCATCCGAATTTCGAACTATCGCTCCGGGCTGCTTACTCTTTTATTCGTAAAATTTCGGAGGATAATGGCGAGATTCGAGTTACTATTCTCGGTGATCAAATACGTAAATTCGCTCCGGCTAAAGGAACAAATCATCTTCATGAAATTGCAAAAACCTTCGCTGAACTTGCTCCAGTCGAAAGTTTAGAACTACAAAACTCCCTTGATAGTAACTTGCATTCTGGAGAAAAAATTTTCCTTTTCACACCAGATATTGATGCAATGTTAATGCAAAAAGTGACACGTTTAACAGATAATAAGCAACTACAAATTATTACGATTCAATCTGATCATCCAACTGCTTCCGATGTGCCGGCAGTTTTCTTAAATCCTGCTAGTTTGTTAAGTAGATGGGAGCGTGAAAACAGATGA
- a CDS encoding AAA family ATPase: MSTEPSIKITKIIDEVEKVIVGKRHVVKLSLTALLAGGHVLLEDVPGVGKTMMVRTLAKTIGVSFKRIQFTPDLLPADVTGVSIFNPETREFEFRPGPVMGNIVLADEINRTAPRTQAALLEGMAENSVTVDGITRKLADPFFVMATQNPIEYEGTYALPEAQLDRFLLKINIGYPTVEEEMQLLTLKQYQDPLDQTKQMVTLEELLHLKDLAKQVFIDDVLKNYIIRLVDASRKHPSVALGVSPRGSLAFMQAAQAFALIEGRNYVIPDDIQYLAPYIFTHRLILKSEAYYNEETAESIIASILKNTSVPVEKR, encoded by the coding sequence ATGTCTACAGAGCCATCCATTAAAATAACAAAAATTATTGATGAAGTTGAAAAAGTTATCGTCGGTAAACGACATGTTGTTAAATTAAGCTTAACTGCTCTACTTGCGGGAGGTCATGTATTATTAGAAGACGTTCCTGGCGTTGGAAAAACAATGATGGTTCGCACACTTGCAAAAACTATCGGTGTTTCCTTTAAACGAATTCAATTTACACCAGATTTACTTCCGGCAGATGTAACTGGCGTGTCTATTTTCAACCCAGAGACACGTGAATTTGAATTTCGTCCAGGTCCAGTGATGGGAAATATTGTCCTTGCCGATGAAATTAACCGTACGGCGCCGCGAACTCAAGCTGCCTTGTTAGAAGGTATGGCCGAAAATAGCGTTACTGTTGATGGAATTACTCGCAAACTTGCTGATCCTTTTTTCGTCATGGCGACACAAAATCCGATTGAGTATGAAGGAACGTATGCACTGCCAGAAGCTCAATTAGATCGATTTTTACTTAAAATCAATATTGGTTATCCGACAGTTGAGGAAGAAATGCAGCTACTTACTTTAAAACAATATCAAGATCCGCTTGATCAAACGAAGCAAATGGTCACACTGGAAGAACTACTACACCTAAAAGATTTGGCAAAACAAGTCTTTATTGATGATGTTTTAAAAAATTATATTATTCGCTTAGTAGATGCAAGTCGTAAACACCCTTCTGTCGCGCTCGGAGTTAGTCCGCGTGGCTCACTAGCATTTATGCAAGCAGCTCAAGCTTTTGCTCTTATTGAAGGTCGAAATTATGTTATTCCAGATGATATTCAATATTTAGCACCTTATATTTTCACTCATCGTCTTATTTTGAAGTCTGAAGCTTATTATAATGAGGAAACAGCCGAATCCATTATTGCTTCCATTCTGAAAAACACGTCCGTTCCGGTAGAAAAGAGGTAG
- a CDS encoding membrane protein, protein MEKRTNKRKWNWAQILAIFVLVTLVISMVYAIVNLITAPSGNVPEGQQTKGDYSLMLMQCVLGVVVLFLPSIISKKMKFVIPNAMYIVFIVFLYCAIYLGEVRSFYYLIPNWDTILHTFSGAMLGGLGFSIVSLLNNDERVTLSMSPVFVALFACSFAVFLGVFWEFYEFAADSFGMNMQKTMLEDGTMLQGHAAVADTMGDLFVDFLGAFVISIVGYFSIRKNKKWMKNFEFKKLDEEKAK, encoded by the coding sequence ATGGAGAAGAGAACAAACAAACGAAAATGGAACTGGGCGCAGATTCTTGCAATTTTTGTATTAGTAACGCTCGTAATATCAATGGTTTATGCTATCGTTAACTTAATAACAGCGCCATCAGGTAATGTTCCAGAAGGACAACAAACAAAAGGCGATTACTCGCTTATGCTTATGCAGTGTGTGTTAGGTGTAGTGGTGTTATTCTTACCATCTATTATAAGTAAAAAAATGAAATTCGTTATTCCGAACGCGATGTATATTGTTTTTATTGTGTTCTTATATTGTGCAATTTATCTTGGCGAAGTGCGTAGTTTTTATTATTTAATTCCTAACTGGGATACAATTTTACATACATTTAGTGGGGCAATGCTTGGAGGCCTAGGTTTTTCAATTGTAAGCTTACTGAATAATGATGAAAGAGTGACGCTTTCTATGAGTCCTGTTTTTGTAGCGTTATTTGCTTGTAGTTTTGCAGTTTTTCTAGGTGTTTTCTGGGAATTTTATGAATTTGCGGCAGATAGTTTTGGAATGAATATGCAAAAGACAATGCTTGAAGACGGTACAATGCTTCAAGGGCATGCGGCTGTAGCAGATACAATGGGAGATCTTTTTGTTGATTTCCTGGGTGCTTTTGTTATATCCATTGTTGGCTATTTCTCTATACGCAAAAACAAAAAGTGGATGAAGAACTTTGAATTCAAAAAATTAGATGAAGAAAAAGCAAAATAA